Sequence from the Streptomyces sp. NBC_00358 genome:
CTGCCGATGAGTTCTCGCAGGTCAGAGCGATTGTCAGTGGCCGGGTGCAGGATGGACGCATGGTCAGCTCCGCACACCGAGCCCTCGACGGCTTCTCCCCCGCGACCCGCGGCTGGTTCACGGGGGCCTTTTCCGCGCCCACCGCGGCCCAGGCCGGTGCATGGGCGGCCATCGGTGCGGGCTCGGACGTGCTGGTCGTGGCCCCGACCGGTTCCGGCAAGACCCTGGCCGCGTTCCTCGCCGCGCTCGACCAGCTGGCCTCGACGCCCCCGCCGGCGGACCCGCGGAAGCGCTGCCGGGTTCTGTACGTGTCACCGCTCAAGGCGCTCGCGGTCGACGTGGAGCGGAATCTGCGCAGTCCCTTGACCGGCATCCGGCAGGAGTCCGTGCGGCTCGGGCTGCCGGAGCCGGAGGTGAAGGTGGGCATCCGTTCCGGTGACACCCCGCCCGCCGTGCGCCGGGCGCTGGCCACCCGCCCGCCGGACATCCTGATCACGACCCCCGAGTCGCTGTTCCTGATGCTGACCTCGGCCACGCGCGACGCGCTGACGGGCATCGAGACGGTGATCCTGGACGAGGTGCACGCGGTGGCGGGCACCAAGCGCGGCGCCCATCTCGCGCTCACCCTGGAGCGCCTCGACGAGCTGCTGCCGAAGCCCGCCCGGCGTATCGGCCTCTCCGCGACGGTGCGCCCCGTGGACGAGGTGGCGCGCTATCTCTCTCCGCAGCGCAAGGTGGAGATCGTCCAGCCGCCGTCGGGCAAGGAGTTCGACCTCTCCGTGGTGGTCCCGGTGGAGGACCTGGGAGAGCTGGGCGGGTCCCCGGCCTCCGACGGCAAGGAGGGCGCGGAGAAGCCCTCCATCTGGCCGCACGTCGAGGAGCGGATCGCCGACCTCGTCCAGTCGCACCGCTCGACGATCGTGTTCGCCAACTCGCGTCGTCTGGCCGAGCGTCTGTGCAACCGGCTGAACGAGATCGCCTACGAGAGGGCGACCGGCGAGCCCCTGGAGGAGGCCCACGCCCCGGCCCAGTTGATGGGCGGCTCGGGCGCGGCGCAGGGGGCACCGCCCGTCATCGCCCGTGCCCACCACGGTTCGGTCTCCAAGGAGCAGCGGGCCCAGGTCGAGGAGGACCTGAAGGCCGGCCGGCTGCCCGCCGTGGTCGCCACCTCCAGCCTCGAACTGGGCATCGACATGGGCGCGGTCGACCTCGTCATCCAGGTCGAGTCACCGCCGTCCGTGGCGTCGGGGCTCCAGCGCGTGGGCCGCGCCGGTCACCAGGTCGGCGCGGTCTCGACCGGTGTCGTCTTCCCGAAGTACCGGGGCGACCTGGTGCAGGCCGCCGTGGTCACCGAGCGGATGCGCACCGGCTCGATCGAGTCCCTGCGGGTCCCCGCCAATCCCCTGGACGTGCTGGCCCAGCAGCTCGTCGCCATGACCGCGCTCGACACCTGGCAGGTCGACGATCTGCTCAGCACGGTCCGCAGGGCGGCCCCCTTCGCCTCGCTCCCGGAGTCGGCGTTCACCGCCGTGCTGGACATGCTCGCCGGCCGCTATCCGTCGGACGCCTTCGCCGAGCTGAGGCCCCGCGTGGTGTGGGACCGCGTCGCGGGTACGGTGACCGGCCGCCCCGGCGCCCAGCGTCTCGCCGTCACCTCCGGGGGCACCATCCCCGACCGCGGGCTCTTCGGGGTCTTCCTCGCGGGGGCCGACCCCAAGAAGGGCGGCGGCCGGGTCGGCGAGCTCGACGAGGAGATGGTCTACGAGTCCCGGGTGGGCGACGTCTTCACCCTCGGCACCAGTTCCTGGCGCATCGAGGACATCACCCGGGACCGGGTCCTGGTCTCCCCGGCGCCCGGTGTCCCCGGCCGGCTGCCCTTCTGGAAGGGCGACCAGCTCGGACGCCCGCTGGAACTGGGGCGCGCGGTGGGCGCGTTCCTCCGCGAGGTCGGCTCGCTCCCCGAGGACGACGCCCGGCTGCGCCTGCTCGCCGCGGGCCTGGACACCTGGGCCGCCGACAACGTACTCGCGTACCTGAAAGAACAACGCGAGGCGTGCGGCCACATCCCGGACGACCGCACGATCGTCGTCGAGCGCTTCCGGGACGAGCTGGGCGACTGGCGTGTCGTCGTGCACTCACCCTTCGGCGCCCAGGTGCACGCACCCTGGGCCCTCGCCCTGGGCGCCAAGCTCTCCGAGCGGTACGGCATGGACGCCCAGGTCATGCACGCCGACGACGGCATCGTGCTCCGGCTGCCCGACGCGGACCTGATGGGCCTGGACCTGCTGGACCAGGTGCCCGGGAAGGCGGGCACGGAGTGGGACGCGGAGAAGGCGCCGGTCGGCGCGGCGGACGTCGCCTTCGACAAGGGCGAGGTCAACCAGATCGTCACGGACCAGGTCGGCAGCTCGGCCCTGTTCGCCGCCCGCTTCCGCGAATGCGCCGCGCGCGCCCTGCTCCTGCCGCGCCGCAGCCCCGGCAAGCGCACCCCGCTGTGGCAGCAGCGCCAGCGCGCGGCCCAACTGCTGCAGGTGGCAAGTGAGTTCGGCTCGTTCCCGATCGTCCTGGAAGCGGTGCGCGAATGCCTCCAGGATGTCTTCGACGTCCCGGGCCTCACGGAACTGATGGGCGACATCGAGTCCCGCAAGGTGCGGCTCGTCGAGGTCACCACACCCGAGCCCTCCCCCTTCGCCCGCTCGCTGCTCTTCGGATACGTCGCCCAGTTCCTGTACGAGGGAGACTCGCCCCTCGCCGAGCGGCGCGCCGCCGCGCTGTCGCTCGACTCGCGGCTGCTGGCCGAGCTCCTGGGCCAGGCCGAACTGCGCGAGCTCCTGGACGCCGACGTCCTGACCGAGCTGGAGCGCGAACTCCAGTGGCTCACCGAGGACCGCCGCATCAAGGACGTGGAGGGGGTCGCCGACCTGCTGCGTCTGCTGGGGCCGCTCACGGAGGCCGAGTTGGCCGAGCGGGGCGCGCAGCCGCCCTGGGCGGGGGAACTGGCCGGCGCCCGCCGTGCCATCCGGGTCCGGATCGCCGGGGCCGACCACTGGGCCGCCATCGAGGACGCCGGCCGACTGCGCGACGCCCTCGGTACGGCGTTGCCCGTCGGTGTCCCGGAGGCCTTCACCGAGCCGGTCAAGGATCCGCTCGGCGACCTCCTCGCCCGGTACGCGCGCACCCATGGCCCGTTCACCTCCACGGCGGCCGCCGCACGCTTCGGTCTCGGTACGGCCGTCACCGACGGCGCGCTGCACCGGCTCGCCGCGAACGGTCGCGTCGTCCAAGGGGAGTTCCATCCGGCGGGCATCGGCCAGGAGTGGTGCGACGCGACGGTGCTGCGCAGGCTGCGCCGCCGTTCGCTCGCGGCGCTGCGCCATGAGCTGGAGCCGGTGCCACCGGCCGCGCTCGCCCAGTTCCTGCCGCAGTGGCAGCACGTGGGCGGCGGTCACGGGCTGCGCGGCATCGACGGACTGGTGCGCGCCGTCGAGCAGTTGCAGGGGGCGTCCGTGCCGGCGTCCGCGCTGGAGAAGCTCGTACTGCCGTCCCGGGTCGCCGGTTACACGCCCGCGCTGCTCGACGAACTCACGGCGGCCGGGGAGGTGGTGTGGGCCGGGGCGGGTTCGCTGCCGGGCAAGGACGGCTGGGTCTCGCTGTATCTGGCGGACGCCGCCCCCCTGCTCCTTGCGGAAGCGCATCCCCTGGAGCCGACCGCGCTGCATCAGTCGGTCCTCGATGCCCTCGGCGGGGGATACGGCCTGTTCTTCCGTCAGATCGCCGATCAGGTCCGCGCCACCACCCACCCCGACGCCACCGATCCTCAGCTCGCCGACGCGATCTGGGACCTGGCCTGGTCCGGGCGCCTCACGAACGACACGCTCGCGCCGATGCGTTCCCTCCTGGGTTCGGGCCGTACGGCGGGATCCACGGCCCATCGCGCCAAGCGCTCGGTCCCCCGCGGTCGCTACGGCTCTCTCACGGGAGGAGCGCGCCCCCAGTCGCGTACGGGTCCGCCGACCGTGGCGGGCCGTTGGTCGCTGCTGCCCGAGCGCGAGCCCGACCCCACCGTGCGCGCCCACGCCCTGGCGCGCACCCTGCTCGACCGGCACGGGGTGGTGACGCGGGGCGCCGTCGCGGCGGAAGGCGTGGAGGGCGGCTTCTCGGCGGTGTACCGCATCCTGTCCGCGTTCGAGGACAGCGGCCAGGCACGGCGCGGCTATGTGGTCGAGGGTCTCGGCGCCGCCCAGTTCGCGATGGACGGCGCGGTGGACCGCCTCCGCGCGGCGGCGAACGCACGGGACCGGGGCGACTCCCTGTCCGGCCCGGCGCCGACGGACAACTCCCCCGCCGCACACGGCTTCCCGGACGCCCCCGTCCTCCCGTATTCCGACGCGGAGTTCGATGTCGACGGCAACGGCAACGGCTTCGGCGACGGCCATCACCAACACCAACACCAAGGTGAGGGCGACGGCTTCGACTTCGGCTCCGGGGACAGGGCCGCCTTCGCGGACGGCCCGGGTCCCTTCGGCACTCCCGACCCTGGCCCCAACCTCGGCACCGGCTCCGGCCATGGCTCCGACCCCGGCGACGATCCCGACCGCGGCAACGGTCTCGGCTCGGGTCTCGACCCGGACCTCGACTTCGGCGACGACCACTCCTTCTCCGCCGACTCCGCCTTCTCGGCCGGCTCCCCCTACCCCGGCGCGCCCCGCCGCCGCAACACCGCGTCCGACCGCGACGGCTCGCCGTACGCGACGAACCGCTCCGGCCGTCCCGGCGGTGCGGGTCTCCCCGGCGCCCGCGCCCGGCCCCGTACGGCCTCCCCCGCTGTGGTCCTTGCCGCCGCCGACCCCGCGAACGCCTACGGCGCGGCCCTCCCCTGGCCCGAGTCCCCGACCGAGGCGGGCCACAAGCCGGGCCGCAAGGCGGGTTCCCTGGTCGTGCTCGTCGACGGTGAACTGACGCTCTACATGGAGCGCGGCGGCAAGACCCTGCTGGCCTGGCCCGCGGACCCGGACGGCCCGGTCTCCCAGGACACGCGGCTGTGTGCCGCGGCGGAGGCGCTCGCCGCCGCCGCGCGCGCGGGCTCGCTCGGCACGGTCACCGTCGAGCGCGTCAACGGCACCTCGGCCCTCACCTCCTCCCTCGGTGCCCTCCTGGAAGGAGCGGGTTTCATCGCCACACCGCGCGGACTCCGCCTGCGCGCCTGACCGGCCGGCCCCCGCCCGTGCCACCCTGGAGTCATGCCCGAAGGAGACACCGTCTGGCAGGCCGCGAGGCGGCTGCACGTCGCCCTCGCGGGCAACGTACTGACCCGTTCCGACCTGCGGGTGCCCCGGTTCGCCACGGCCGACCTCACCGGCCGCGCCGTCCTGGACGTCACACCGCGCGGCAAGCACCTCCTCACCCGGATCGAAGGCGGTCTGACGCTGCACTCGCACCTGCGGATGGACGGTTCGTGGAAGGTGTACGAGGCCGGCCGACGCTGGAGCGGGGGCCCCGCCCACCAGATCCGGGCCGTTCTCGGCACGGTGGACCGCACGGCGGTCGGCTACCGCCTGCCCGTACTGGAACTGCTCCGCACCAGCGACGAGGCCCGCGCGGTCGGTCACCTCGGCCCCGACCTCCTCGGTCCGGACTGGGACCCGGGCAAGGCGCTGGAGAACCTCCTGGGCGATCCTGACCGCGCGCTCGGCGAGGCCCTCCTCGACCAGCGGAATCTCGCCGGAATCGGCAACGTGTACAAGAGCGAGCTGTGTTTCCTGCTCGGCGTCACCCCCTGGCTCCCCGTCGGCACCCTGCCCGCCGACCGCGCCGCCCGACTGCCGCTCTTCGCGAAGAAGTTGCTGGAGTTCAACCGCGACCGCCCGGCCCGCGTCACCACCGGGCGCCGCGACCAGAACCTCTTCGTGTACGGCCGCGCCCCGCGCCCCTGTCTACGCTGCGCGACGCCGATCCGCGCGGCGAACCAGGGCGACGGCTCCCGCGAGCGCCCCACGTACTGGTGCCCCCGGTGCCAGACGGGCCCCACCCCGCCGCCGGGCGCCCGCTCCACCGCCGCCGCGTACCGCCCCACCGGACCCGAGTCCCCCACCTCCGGCCGGGGGCGTCACTAGAGCCGTGCACCAAGTCCCGCCCGCACAATTGACGACCCGTCAGAAACCCTCGTACCGTCGCCTCATGGCCCTCCCCGCGTACGACCTCACCGGACGCACCGCGTTCGTCACCGGCGCGGCCGGCGGCATCGGCCGCGCGGCCGCGCTCCTGCTCGCGGAGGCGGGCGCCTCCGTGCACTGCGCCGACGTCGACGAACAGGGTCTGCACGAGACGGCGACGCTGGTCAAGGGACAGGGCGGCACCGCCCGTACCCACCCGCTCGACGTCACCGACCGCGCCGGGCTCCAGCAGGCCGTGGCGTCCTGCGGCCGGGTCGACGTCATGGCGGCGATCGCCGGGATCATGCACAGCAGCCCGGTCCTGGAGACCCTGGACGAGGATCTCGACCGGGTGCTCGGCGTCAACTTCAAAGGGGTGCTGTACGCCTGCCAGGAGGCCGCGCGCTCCATGATCGCGAACGGCGTCGGGGGCAGCATCGTCACCATGGCCTCGGGCGCGATCGACACCGGCGGGCCGGGCCTGTTGTGCTACAGCGCGGCCAAGGCGGCCGTCGTCCAGCTCACGAAGACGCTGGCGACCGAGGTCGGCGCGCACGGCATCCGCGTCAACGCCGTGGCGCCCGGCTGGATCCGTACCCCCATGACCGACCGCCACGGCGAGCGGCAGGCTCACACCGAGGCGTTCATGGCTCGCCTGTCACCGCTGGGCCGCGTCGGGGAACCCGAGGACATCGCCCACGCCGTGCTGTACCTGGCGTCGGACGCGTCGGCGTTCACGACGGGTCAGATCCTCCGCCCCAACGGCGGGGTCGCGATGCCCTGGTAGTCCGCCACCCGCCGCTCCCGCGCCGGCGCCAGGCCTCCCGCAGGCGGGCGCGCCATCGGTCCGAGCCCATGGCGCCGACCGCCCGGGACTTGGGCACGCAGTGGACCGGAAGCAGGCTGAGCCCCCACCCGCCCGCGGCGACCGTTCCTTCGATCACCCCGGCACCGGGCGCGAACACGAGCCGGAGCACGCTGAACCACCACAGCGCGCCGAACGCCAGGGCAGCCCCCCTGCGCACTATTCGCCCTGCCATGGCACCCTCCTCCGGGCCCCGTACCGGGCCGCCGACTCACGTGCGGGCAGGGCACCCCGCCGGTCCACGGGACCGGCCGGGGCGCAGCGGTTCCGGGGCCGTCACCCGTTCTCCGCCTGGAACATCCAGTGATGCTTCTCCAGGTCGGCCGTGATGCCGATGAGGATGTCCTGGCTCACCGGGTCCGGGTCCCCCGTGGCGGCCACCCGTTCCCGCATCCGCGCGATCACCGCGCCGAGCGCCTCCACGAGGGTGCGGACGGCGTCGGTGTCCTTGATCCAGCCCTCGGGCGTCGCCGCGACGCCACTGCTCGACGCCACCGTCGCGGCCCGCCCGTCCGGCGGGACACCGATGGTCGAGGCGCGCTCGGCCACCGTGTCGGAGTGCAGTCGCGCGACGTCCACGACCTCGTCGAGCTGGAGGTGGACGGAACGGAAGCGCGGCCCCACCACGTTCCAGTGGACCTGCTTCGCCACGAGGGAGAGGTCCACCAGGTCGACCAAGGCACCCTGCAGAGCCTCGGCGACGGTCTTCAGGTCCGCGTCGGACAGGGAGCTCTTCACGACGTACATCCGCATCCTCCGATTCACGACGACTGCGGCGACCTGCCTCACGGCCGTACCGGTCCCGGGGGTCCGGTGCCGGCCTCGCCACGTCCCTCCCACCATGGAGGCCGCGCCGGATACCGGCAAATGGACCCAGGAGGAACCCCGGGCAACGCGAAAGCCCCGGCCCTGCTCCTCCGGTTCTCCCGGAGAAGCCCCGGCCGGGGCTTGTCGTTCGCGTTCTCGGCCCGGGAATGCGAGCCGGTGAGCGTCAGGCGGCGACGACGTCGACCGCTTCGGCAGGCGCCTTGATCGTGACCCGTTCCGGTGGCACGCCGGTCACCGATACGGAATTGAGCATCGGGCGACGTACCGGTGCGGACACCGGTTCGGTGGCCGCAGCCGACTGTGCCAGCTCGGCGAGGGCGAGATCGTCGCTCACTTCCCGCATGAGCTCGGACATCCGTACGTCCAGCGCGTCGCAGATCGCGGAGAGCAGCTCGGAGGATGCCTCCTTCTGCCCCCGCTCCACCTCGGAGAGATAGCCGAGTGAGACTCGGGCGGACGAGGAGACTTCGCGCAGAGTACGGCCCTGGCGCTGGCGCTGCCGACGCAGCACGTCACCCAGCAGGCGACGGAGCAGAATCATCGGTGGCTCCCTCCTCGGACCGCGTAGCCGCATCCTTCACGCCCCACCGTACCGCCTTGCGCCGCGGCCGTGCGGGGAGCGATGTCGTGTTCACTCAGGGCTGCAAACATCAAAACCCCCCGTTCTGTTCCGTATCCTGTGCCCGCTCATTCCCGGTCTGTTCGCCCGCGAGCTCCTGCAGGAGCAGCGCGAGTACGCTGCGTACACTCTCCATACGGATTTCCGCCCGGCCGCCGTTCAACCGCAGCGGCGCCACTTTCCCGCCACGATCGGTGCCGAACGGCGCTCCGGAGGGCCCGTCCACGGCCACGTAGACCGTGCCGACCGGCTGTCCGTCCTGGGCATCGGGACCGGCGACGCCGGTGGTCGCGATCCCCCAGTCGGCGCCGAGCGCCTTGCGCACCCCGGCCGCCATCTGGCCCGCGACCTGCGCGTCCACGGCGCCACGTTCCGCCAGAAGAGTGGCGTCGACGCCCAGCAGTTCGTGTTTCAGTTCGGTGGCGTACGCCGTCACGGAGCCGCGGAACGCCTTCGAGGCACCCGGCACCGCGGTGATCTCCGCGGCCACCAGGCCACCGGTGAGCGACTCGGCGACGGCGAGCGTCTCGCCCCTCACCGTGAGTAGTCGCACCACTTCAGTGGCCGTGGATGTCACCGCTCGGCCTCCGCGGCGGCCGCCCGCCGCTCGGCGATCCCCTGGCGGCGCAGCACAATGGCCTGTCTCACATAGTCGAGTCCGGAGACCACGGTCAGGATGACGGCGACCGCCATCACCCAGAACCTCAGGGATGCCAGCGCCCCCGTCAGCGGCAGGATGTACATGCCGACCGCCGTGCCCTGGGCCAGCGTCTTGAGCTTGCCGCCGCGGCTCGCGGGGATGACCCCGTACCGGATCACGACGAAGCGCAGCAGGGTGACGCCGAGCTCGCGCCCGAGGATCACGATGGTGACCCACCAGGGCAGATCACCGAGGGCGGACAGGCAGACCAGCGCCGCGCCCATGATCGCCTTGTCGGCGATCGGGTCGGCGATCTTCCCGAAGTCGGTGACGAGGTCGTAGGTGCGTGCCAGGTGGCCGTCGAAGATGTCGGTGATCATGGCGACGGCGAAGGCCGCCCAGGCCCAGGCGCGCATGGCGGGGTCGTATCCGCCGTCGGCCAGCATCAGCGCCACGAATCCCGGCACGAGGACGAGCCGGATCATGGTCAGGATGTTGGCGATGTTCCAGAGGCTGGCCTGGTTGACGGCCGCGGCGCCCAGTTTCCCGCCCCGCGCCGGCTTCGTGCCCCCGGGGGCACCGGATGCGCCCGGAGTACCGGATGCGGCCGCGGCGCCGGGCACTCCCGGAGCACCGGTCGCGCCGGGGGCGCCCGTCGCCCCTTTGGCGCCCGGGGAGCCGCCCGCCGCGGATGCCGGGACTCCCGTCATCTGGCCGCCTCCTCGGTACACGCGAGCGAGCCCGGGAGCGGCTCGGCCACCAGGTCGACACCTTCCGTACCGACCACCTTGGCCTCGACGATACGGCCGACGGTCAGACCCTCGCCGCTCGTGAACAGCACCTGGCCGTCCGTCTCGGGGGCCTGGTGGGCGGCCCGGCCGTACGCGCCGTCCTCGCCGTCGATGGACTCCACCAGCACGCTCACTGTCTCGCCCACGCGCTCCTCGGCCCGCTGCGCGACCAGTTCCTCGGCGAGACGGGACACCCGCGCCAGACGCTCGGCGACGACGTCCTCGTCCAGCTTGTTCTCGTACGTCGCCGCTTCGGTGCCGTCCTCGTCGGAGTAGCCGAAGACACCGATCGCGTCGAGGCGGGCTCCCGTGAGGAAGCGCTCCAGCTCCGCGAGATCGGCCTCGCTCTCCCCGGGGAAGCCCACGATGAAGTTCGAGCGGACGCCGGCCTGCGGGGCCTTGGAACGGATGGTGTCGAGCAGCTCCAGGAACCGGTCGGTGTCGCCGAAGCGGCGCATCGCGCGCAGCACGTCCGGCGCGGAGTGCTGGAAGGACAGGTCGAAGTAGGGCGCGACGTTCGGTGTCGAGGTGAGGACGTCGATGAGTCCGGGACGCATCTCGGCGGGCTGCAGATAGCTGACCCGCACGCGCTGGATGCCGTCGATCTCGGCCAGCTCGGGCAGCATCGTCTCCAGGAGACGGATGTCACCCAGGTCCTTGCCGTACGAGGTGTTGTTCTCGGAGACGAGCATCACCTCCTTGACGCCCTGCTCGGCGAGCCAGCGGGCCTCGTTCAGGACGTCGCTGGGGCGTCGCGAGATGAAGGAGCCGCGGAAGGACGGGATGGCGCAGAACGTGCAGCGGCGGTCGCAGCCGGAGGCCAGCTTCACCGAGGCGACCGGGGACCCGTCCAGACGGCGGCGCAGGGGCGCGCGGGGGCCGGAGACGGGGGCGACGCCCTCGGGGAGGTCGGTGGGGGCGCCGTGGCCGGGAAGGGCCACTTCCTCGCCGGCGCTCTGCCGCTCGGCCGGGCTGATCGGCAGCAGCTTGCGCCGGTCGCGCGGGGTGTGGGAGGCGTGGATGCCGCCGTTCAGGATGGTCTGGAGGCGGTCGGAGATGTCGGCGTAGTCGTCGAAGCCGAGCACTCCGTCGGCCTCGGGGAGCGCTTCGGCGAGTTCCTTGCCGTACCGCTCGGCCATGCAGCCCACCGCCACGACGGCCTGGGTTCTGCCGTGCCCCTTGAGGTCATTGGCTTCGAGGAGGGCGTCGACGGAGTCCTTCTTGGCGGCTTCCACGAAGCCACAGGTGTTGACGACGGCGACATCCGCTTGTTCGGCGTCCTCCACGAGTTGCCAGCCGTCCGCCTCCAAGCGGCCTGCGAGCTCCTCCGAGTCCACCTCGTTACGGGCGCAGCCAAGGGTGACGAGTGCGACGGTACGGCGTTCAGGCATGGGCTCAAGACTACTTTGTCTCACCGACAGCCCACGTCGACGGGGTTGGCCGATCTTGGCCAACCCCGTCGACGGCGTGATTCCCGGGACCCTATCCGACCTGCGGGTCGCCCTTCGTGTACGTCAGACGCTCGACCGCGCCCGGCTGGAACTGGTCCTCGATCTTCTTCCCGTTGACGAACAGCTGGATGGCTCCGGCGTCGCCGAGGATGAGGTTGATCTTGGAGCTGTCCTGGAAGGTCTTGGACTCGCCCTTGTTCAGCAGCCCGTCGAAGAGCATCCGCCCGTTGTGGTCCTTGGCGGAGATCCAGCTTCGTCCGTCCGCGGCGCTCACCCGGACGGTCACCTTGTCCTGCGGGGCGGCCGCGATGGCACTGTCGGACGGCTCCGGCTTCGGGTCGGCGGGCTTGGTCGCCTGCGTGGACGGCGCGGCGGACTTCTTGGTGATGGGCGTGGACCCCTCGGCGACCTGGGTCTTCGAGTCGTCCCCGTTGCCGCCGCCCTTGACGACGGTGAACCCGACGAAGCCGATCACCGCGACGATCGCGGCGACCATGGCGGCCGTCCAGTTCGGTCCGCGGCGCTCGGGGCGGATGCGTTCCGCCTCGAAGAGCGGGGCGGCGGGCGTCGGCGCGGGACGTCCACCGTGCTCGGCGTCGTACTGCGCGAGCAGCGGGACGGGATCGATCCGGACGGCGCGGGCCACGGTACGGATGTGCCCGCGCGCGTAGACGTCGCCACCACAGGGAGCGAAGTCGTTCTGTTCGATGGCGTGGATGATCGTGATACGGACGCGGGTGGCGTTACTGACGTCGTCGACGGTCAGACCGGCCTCGATGCGCGCCCGCTGAAGGGCACGTCCGATCGAGGGCCGCTCGGCCGCAGGGTCGTCTTCGAACGGACGCTCGTCTTCGGGTGAGTTGCCGTCAGGTGAGTTGACGATGGACACGGGGGCGCCTTTCGAGCGTGTAGCCACCTGTGCTGGAAGTTCAGTCTAGGGGGGGTACGAAAGGGTGGGGCAACCGGACGGTAGGACTTTGTACGCCATCAGAATGGCCGGTCATCCTGATGCAGGGACATGGTGGCGTCCCTTCGCTCAACTTGACGTGCGACGAGGCGAAACGGTTGCTCACCGACTCCTTACGGGTGAGTCACGTTCACATATCAACCAGGTGCGGAACATGACGTTCCGCTACCCGTCCGACGAGCGGCCGCTCCCTGAGCGACCGCCACGCGCTCACCACTGCGTCGCCGACCGTCCCGTCTCCCCTCGCCGGGGGTTCTACGCTTCCGTTTCCCCGCGCATCACGGCCAACACCTCATCCAGCTCGTCGGCCTTCACGAGAACGTCACGGGCCTTGGACCCCTCACTGGGCCCGACGATCCCGCGCGACTCCATGAGGTCCATCAGCCGGCCGGCCTTGGCGAAGCCGACGCGCAGCTTGCGCTGGAGCATCGAGGTGGACCCGAACTGCGAGGTGACGACCAGTTCGGCGGCGGCGCACAGCAGATCGAGGTCGTCGCCGATGTCCTCGTCGATCTCCTTCTTCTGCTTGCTGCCCACGGTGACGTCGTCCCGGAAGACGGGCGCCATCTGATCCTTGCAGTGCTGCACGATCGCCGCGACCTCGTCCTCGGTGACGAAGGCACCCTGCATACGGGTGGGCTTGTTGGCCCCCATCGGCAGGAAGAGTCCGTCGCCCTTGCCGATGAGCTTCTCGGCGCCGGGCTGGTCGAGGATGACGCGCGAGTCCGCCAGGGAGGAGGTGGCGAAGGCGAGCCGGGAGGGCACGTTCGCCTTGATCAGACCGGTGACGACGTCGACGGACGGACGCTGCGTGGCGAGCACCAGATGGATGCCGGCCGCGCGGGCGAGCTGGGTGATGCGCACGATGGAGTCCTCGACGTCACGCGGCGCGACCATCATCAGGTCGGCGAGCTCGTCGACGATCACCAGGAGGTACGGGT
This genomic interval carries:
- a CDS encoding ATP-dependent helicase; the encoded protein is MVSSAHRALDGFSPATRGWFTGAFSAPTAAQAGAWAAIGAGSDVLVVAPTGSGKTLAAFLAALDQLASTPPPADPRKRCRVLYVSPLKALAVDVERNLRSPLTGIRQESVRLGLPEPEVKVGIRSGDTPPAVRRALATRPPDILITTPESLFLMLTSATRDALTGIETVILDEVHAVAGTKRGAHLALTLERLDELLPKPARRIGLSATVRPVDEVARYLSPQRKVEIVQPPSGKEFDLSVVVPVEDLGELGGSPASDGKEGAEKPSIWPHVEERIADLVQSHRSTIVFANSRRLAERLCNRLNEIAYERATGEPLEEAHAPAQLMGGSGAAQGAPPVIARAHHGSVSKEQRAQVEEDLKAGRLPAVVATSSLELGIDMGAVDLVIQVESPPSVASGLQRVGRAGHQVGAVSTGVVFPKYRGDLVQAAVVTERMRTGSIESLRVPANPLDVLAQQLVAMTALDTWQVDDLLSTVRRAAPFASLPESAFTAVLDMLAGRYPSDAFAELRPRVVWDRVAGTVTGRPGAQRLAVTSGGTIPDRGLFGVFLAGADPKKGGGRVGELDEEMVYESRVGDVFTLGTSSWRIEDITRDRVLVSPAPGVPGRLPFWKGDQLGRPLELGRAVGAFLREVGSLPEDDARLRLLAAGLDTWAADNVLAYLKEQREACGHIPDDRTIVVERFRDELGDWRVVVHSPFGAQVHAPWALALGAKLSERYGMDAQVMHADDGIVLRLPDADLMGLDLLDQVPGKAGTEWDAEKAPVGAADVAFDKGEVNQIVTDQVGSSALFAARFRECAARALLLPRRSPGKRTPLWQQRQRAAQLLQVASEFGSFPIVLEAVRECLQDVFDVPGLTELMGDIESRKVRLVEVTTPEPSPFARSLLFGYVAQFLYEGDSPLAERRAAALSLDSRLLAELLGQAELRELLDADVLTELERELQWLTEDRRIKDVEGVADLLRLLGPLTEAELAERGAQPPWAGELAGARRAIRVRIAGADHWAAIEDAGRLRDALGTALPVGVPEAFTEPVKDPLGDLLARYARTHGPFTSTAAAARFGLGTAVTDGALHRLAANGRVVQGEFHPAGIGQEWCDATVLRRLRRRSLAALRHELEPVPPAALAQFLPQWQHVGGGHGLRGIDGLVRAVEQLQGASVPASALEKLVLPSRVAGYTPALLDELTAAGEVVWAGAGSLPGKDGWVSLYLADAAPLLLAEAHPLEPTALHQSVLDALGGGYGLFFRQIADQVRATTHPDATDPQLADAIWDLAWSGRLTNDTLAPMRSLLGSGRTAGSTAHRAKRSVPRGRYGSLTGGARPQSRTGPPTVAGRWSLLPEREPDPTVRAHALARTLLDRHGVVTRGAVAAEGVEGGFSAVYRILSAFEDSGQARRGYVVEGLGAAQFAMDGAVDRLRAAANARDRGDSLSGPAPTDNSPAAHGFPDAPVLPYSDAEFDVDGNGNGFGDGHHQHQHQGEGDGFDFGSGDRAAFADGPGPFGTPDPGPNLGTGSGHGSDPGDDPDRGNGLGSGLDPDLDFGDDHSFSADSAFSAGSPYPGAPRRRNTASDRDGSPYATNRSGRPGGAGLPGARARPRTASPAVVLAAADPANAYGAALPWPESPTEAGHKPGRKAGSLVVLVDGELTLYMERGGKTLLAWPADPDGPVSQDTRLCAAAEALAAAARAGSLGTVTVERVNGTSALTSSLGALLEGAGFIATPRGLRLRA
- a CDS encoding helix-turn-helix domain-containing protein; amino-acid sequence: MILLRRLLGDVLRRQRQRQGRTLREVSSSARVSLGYLSEVERGQKEASSELLSAICDALDVRMSELMREVSDDLALAELAQSAAATEPVSAPVRRPMLNSVSVTGVPPERVTIKAPAEAVDVVAA
- a CDS encoding Fpg/Nei family DNA glycosylase, translated to MPEGDTVWQAARRLHVALAGNVLTRSDLRVPRFATADLTGRAVLDVTPRGKHLLTRIEGGLTLHSHLRMDGSWKVYEAGRRWSGGPAHQIRAVLGTVDRTAVGYRLPVLELLRTSDEARAVGHLGPDLLGPDWDPGKALENLLGDPDRALGEALLDQRNLAGIGNVYKSELCFLLGVTPWLPVGTLPADRAARLPLFAKKLLEFNRDRPARVTTGRRDQNLFVYGRAPRPCLRCATPIRAANQGDGSRERPTYWCPRCQTGPTPPPGARSTAAAYRPTGPESPTSGRGRH
- a CDS encoding SDR family NAD(P)-dependent oxidoreductase, which encodes MALPAYDLTGRTAFVTGAAGGIGRAAALLLAEAGASVHCADVDEQGLHETATLVKGQGGTARTHPLDVTDRAGLQQAVASCGRVDVMAAIAGIMHSSPVLETLDEDLDRVLGVNFKGVLYACQEAARSMIANGVGGSIVTMASGAIDTGGPGLLCYSAAKAAVVQLTKTLATEVGAHGIRVNAVAPGWIRTPMTDRHGERQAHTEAFMARLSPLGRVGEPEDIAHAVLYLASDASAFTTGQILRPNGGVAMPW
- a CDS encoding Dps family protein, encoding MYVVKSSLSDADLKTVAEALQGALVDLVDLSLVAKQVHWNVVGPRFRSVHLQLDEVVDVARLHSDTVAERASTIGVPPDGRAATVASSSGVAATPEGWIKDTDAVRTLVEALGAVIARMRERVAATGDPDPVSQDILIGITADLEKHHWMFQAENG